A genome region from Triticum aestivum cultivar Chinese Spring chromosome 2B, IWGSC CS RefSeq v2.1, whole genome shotgun sequence includes the following:
- the LOC123044001 gene encoding gamma carbonic anhydrase 2, mitochondrial: MGTLGRAIYTVGKWIRGTGQAMDRLGSTIQGGLRAEEQVSRHRTVMSIFDKEPRINKDVFVAPSASVIGDVEIGHGSSIWYGSILRGDVNSIRIGSGSNIQDNSLVHVAKTNISGKVLPTIIGSNVTVGHSAVLHACTIEDEAFVGMGATLLDGVVVEKHSMVGAGSLVKQNTRIPSGEVWVGNPAKFLRKLTEEEITFIAQSAANYINLAHVHATENSKSFDEIELEKKLRKKFAHKDEEYDSMLGVVREIPPQLILPDNILPDKAPKAAVAH; this comes from the exons ATGGGGACCCTCGGGCGCGCGATCTACACGGTGGGCAAGTGGATCCGTGGAACGGGGCAGGCCATGGACCGCCTCGGATCCACCATCCAGGGCGGCCTCCGCGCCGAGGAGCAGG TGTCAAGGCATCGTACAGTCATGAGCATATTTGATAAGGAGCCAAGGATCAACAAAGATGTTTTTGTTGCTCCCAGTGCATCTGTCATTGGTGATGTTGAGATTGGACATGGATCATCGATCTGGTATGGCTCCATTTTGAGAG GTGATGTCAACAGTATTCGTATTGGATCTGGATCAAATATACAAGACAACTCCCTTGTACATGTTGCAAAGACTAACATTAGCGGGAAGGTCCTTCCGACAATCATTGGAAGCAACGTTACAGTAG GTCATAGTGCTGTTTTACATGCATGCACCATTGAGGATGAAGCTTTTGTTGGTATGGGCGCCACTTTGCTTGACGGAGTGGTTGTTGAAAAGCACAGCATGGTTGGCGCCGGATCTCTTGTCAAGCAGAATACAAGGATTCCTTCTGGGGAG GTCTGGGTTGGTAATCCTGCCAAGTTCCTAAGGAAGCTGACAGAGGAGGAGATCACATTCATCGCCCAATCGGCAGCCAACTACATCAACTTAGCTCATGTTCATGCCACTGAGAATTCCAAGAGCTTCGACGAGATTGAGCTCGAGAAGAAGCTGAGGAAGAAGTTTGCTCACAAAGACGAGGAGTACGACTCAATGCTCGGAGTGGTCCGTGAGATCCCGCCGCAGCTCATCCTCCCCGACAACATACTCCCAGACAAAGCACCGAAAGCAGCTGTCGCTCACTGA